The window TAATTCATTATGGTTACATGTGGTATTTTTACCAGATAATCCAAAATATCTATTCAAGAATGTATTTCGTTACAATACGATAAACATCTGTGAACTCTGTGATGCTAATATTCAACTGCAAATAGCTTTATACGaatataaatgatatttaaatgATAATTCTAATTTCTTTCCACTACTTGGAATGATATAATTACACATGTTGATACAGTATAGAATGAGCCTTCTTCATAACCTTAGTTTAATCAGTGCTGAAATTGTTATCAATAAAATCCTGTCAAACTTCCTGATTTGGTTCAGTAagaactaaacataaataaagttATGACAACTTATTGGTAACAAAGTTTGTTCCATTTCATAGATTTTTATTATGTGACAACCATCTCGTCAGTCACCTGGTAACAAGAacagttaattttattaaattacaattcCAATACAACaggagtttttttattattttatcctgGGCATCAAAGATTTGATAGATATTGTTTCCCATATACCACAGTGGTATGactgtgatattttaaaattcttatcacTTGATTATTCTCTTGCCATTTGACTGATAAAAAGAACAACAGTTTAAGACACTATGAAGAAGTGCAAAGTCACAACTACTTAACAAGAGAGAATTGTAagaaatgtcattattttaatagaattaaACCAAATGCTCTACATAGTTTGGACCACTTaacattaaatatcataacaaaattacaccttaatatttgttattcaagTATACTGCAGAACCCCTTTCTCATCCTGATGAAGTCGACTTTAATCAAAACTGAAAAGAAGAAGatgatattgatgttaaaaatgttaatatcttaCAACTGTTGCAATACAAAAAAGGCCTTGTCATTGCAAGCAAACTAATTATAGTATATACTTAAATGATGAAATAACTAATTATTTGATTAGTTAGTcaatgtttttctatttattacttCTGTCCCACAAATACTGATTAAGGGCTCAGAAAACTTATcacagtgttacaacaagacacAGTATTACTACAGATCTTGTACATATGTTAAGTACTGGCCTAGAAAACATTACTACACTGTCAAAACATAGCAATGAAGCACTTTAAACAATGCAAGTTGGTAAGGTTTAAAAATTGTTGAACGGAAAGCACATGCTCCTATGAAATATATGTGGATTTTCTGATATAGTTTACATATCATACTAGTATCACAGGTCAAAACCAATGTGTTGTACAAGTATTACATATTAAAATCAATGTGTTGTTACCCGTTTCAAAAATTCTTCAGCACAAATTCGAGCTCTGGCATTTAATGTCAGTTTCATCTCGCTGATTTCCTTGTCAATTTCCTCCATGAAATGAATGACAAAGTCCACTAGTTTGTGTTTATACATCTGTTCTGTGTGGAAGTTAGTAATCAAGAAGGAGATGTCATAACCCTGCACAGATCATGGACCAAACTTTCAGAACAATTTACAAAGACCAATAAGACACTAACTGTTTTACTTTAAAACCACACAAACAAACCtcaatgtatataaatacagaaacagttACTGGAATAAACACAACAAGAATAATATCtaattaatgtgaaaaaaaatcctattatgtacaaaaataaaagttcaaaatGATTATATTTCATGCTATTATTTTGACAAATAATTAAACGATCTCACAAAAACCTTTTCtcaatgtctatatatatatatcttaatcgCTGGCTATGCACACAAAACACATTTCTATTTGAAATGTATACATGTTACAACTTAAAGGCCTTTTTAACATCAAGCTACCAAGAGCTAACCTCAAGTTACCAGTCACTGTTTAACACTCCCACATCTGTAAAGCAGTCAGAGCATCACAACTACTGCTATCAATGAGTGTTTCTGAACATCTGGATTACATTATGAATGTTACAAGTCTAGCTGTTTATCAGTTTACTGTAACagctgtataagactagagaaaaattaattctaattggttttattataaaaatagtgataaactattactttaaatgtgataaaaacagTACTCTAACCTCTACTGGTTTTCTTCTTAAAATCACAAAATTTTCTGCTCTCATCATCATAAACCTCATAAACTTGTGACAAAGGATCCGTTCTATCTCATCAGCCTGTTTAACAGCAATACTGATTCTTAGAGAGTTCACTGATCCCTCAATTAAAACCTTTTCCTTTTCATTTCGACTTATTACAACAGGTGTCAGGAGGAGTTCCTTGCTTgttctataaaaattaaaacatataataatttagcTACTTGAAAAATGTCtacaaaataacatattaaaattatgaaattcatataaataatttaagtaatttatctaATATTCACAAAtggtaatttaaattaaaaatatttctagaagGCTCATAAAAGAAATACATAGCAAAGAGTCTAAAGATTTAATACTAGTGAGTGTGTGTGAGTTTATATCAAACTATTGTTTTACTGTACTAAAATGAACTAAGTACATGCCCACACCTGTTTTACAAAATGTACATCAAAAGCATGAAACTTACATTGAAgggaaaaacaagaaacaaactaaacattaataaatttcataacatttaaaagGGATACAAAGGAATTATGTCTCTTCCAGCTTCCAACTATAGCCATCCCTATTTACTCACATATTCATCAATCTTTTCTTGAACTCAGTTAATGGTTTTGCCTCCCTCATTCTTGAGGACATATCATTCCAAAAACCAACTACTCTGTTCAAAAATTGTCTAAACTGAAGACAACTCCTACACtaccaaaatttgaatttatgaccCCCTTGTCCTATTATTTTCACTGATAAATACACAAAAGTTTGATAGATCTATATTATCAATACCCTTAGTAATCTCAAACACTTCAACCAAATTCCCTATGACCCTTCTCCTAtccagagaaaacaagtttagacATTTTAGTCTCCTTACAGGACAATCACACCATCCCAGGTAACATCCTGAAATctcttctctgaaccttctccaacaattcagtgtcctTGTTGATCAAGGGAGAtgaaaactgtacacagtactctAAAAGAGGCATTATAAGAGATctatacaacaaaacaataatatgcTTTTTCTCATGTTCAGTGTTTCTACAGATGTTACCCAAAGTACTATTATCCCTACTACTAGCTACAGAACATTGTTTATATGACTTAAGTAATTTTTTCCCATCACAACACCaagaacttttttttaatgtataccCATTTAAACTGTAACAGTAATTTCAATTGTGAAAACCTGCATGCATTCTGGTAAatcatgttgaaaatattatatgaatgGAAATGTTAATGTTCATCAAGGGTATTATTAGTAACTACATGGGTTGAGGTGGTCAAACTGTAATTTTACATGGATTGGAAAgagataaagttttaatacagGTAAAAAAAGGATGCATGTAAACCACTGATTCTACAACATTTTGCTAATATGTTTGTTAAGAAATAGTGATTCACTTCGACACTGATACCAATTAAAAAGATCTTTTATTACGTGAATTGCTACTtgtgtataatttgttaaaaatctAATCAATGGAAAACATGCACAGATTTTTAGTAAAGTTGTCAATGTCAATTTGATAGACTAAAGAAATGAACTTGAATATTCCTTGAATGACAGAAAACTTTGGAAAATCATCCTCTAAATTTGaatttctacaacaggcagtttccATCTATTCAACTGAACTGGAATGTGTTAGGAattttaaaaatgtcaaaataaatttcttaGATAAGCATTCAAAATTAAGCATTCAGGTCTGACCACTTTATATAACACAGACTATCTGACTTTTAAGAATGTATACCCTGAAAGACACTCATACAGACTAACTATCAAGAATGCATACCCTGAAATACAATCACTAATACAGACTATATGATTATCAAGAATGTATATCCTGAAAGACGATTACTTACATAGACAATATAACTATCAAGAATGTATACCTTGAAAAACAATCACTCATAGACAATCTAACTATCAAGAATGTATACCCTGAAAGACAATCACTCACAGACAATCTAACTATCAATGTATACCGTGAAAGACAATCACTCAAATGGACTATATGACTTTCAAGAATGGTTTATAAGAAAAACAGTCTCTTATATAGTTTACCTGACTTCAACTTCAGGTTTATTGTGCCGTTCTACAACCTGTGATGAAAAGTTCTCAAGACACATGGCAGCATTAAGGGTGTGACGGACTGCTGTTAGGTATGGACGCAGAGTAGCAGCCTAAAAACAGTCAACATTTTCTATTATgatgaaaaacagttttttttttatcacaagagTTATTTTCAAGATTAGAAATTTGGTGtctttttaaaggtttaaaagttttgagacaaatttattttcaacatacaCAGATGTAACTGAAAAGGTgtgtaaaaatgtgttaaattaataattaattattttcctcATGATATTAATAATGACGAAGTTACCCACATCTTAAACAGACTGTTACCTGTCAAGACCAAATTATCTACCATACAATcatgatatatattaaaatataacttgtGAACTTTAGAATGAGCCCATTGAATTAGATACAATGACTGATGGCATGTTATCTCAGCCTAAGTAATAATAGTGTAAACATCTAATAACAATAAAgtgtttactgaaaatatattaaactcaacaaaacattttcacaaattctgaaaatcaacttaattttaattcatgttagaaaaatatgtaggttttataataccagttaaagagaaaaatactaaACCTTACAACCCAAGCACTTTCAGATAAGTAAACCTAAGTGTGAGAGTGGTGGAGGACCATTATGGATACGGTAATGGGTACTGATAACGTAAAATGCAAATAATATGTGAAGatcaattaaaaaaaagaatgtggaaaatcatataaataaataaataaacgttatGAAAGAATAGggtaaaaataaagatttcacAAAACATGAGAAAGAACAGAGAATTAATCAATGGTCAAAGGTCAGTGTAGATTTATTCCAGAAGGCCAtggtttttaaaatagttattcaACAGGCTTCTTTCATTTCTATATCagctttagttttaaaactagtCACAATACCTATTAGACTAACATAATTAACAGAATGAACCAAGCTGGTTATAGGGCTCAGCAACATGGAGGCCTTTACCAGTGTCAAGAAGATTTGGGTCTGCCCTACATATTGGTGATTGGATTGCATTTGTTACACTGTGCATGGTAAATgttgttgtacaagtaatttATTTAGCAACTTTAAAGTGTCTGAGTCATAGTGGTTGAAGAAAGAGTCCACAGTTTTCATGAATTTGCAGGTTAGATGATGGGATTTATTACAAGGATCAAAAACATTTAATGGTGTAATTCCTTTAGCATGAAGGTGGATATCTTTAAGGCTTTTGCTATTCTAGGAGACAACATGAATTATTTCACAAGTGTATGGGAAAAACACTACACCCACTTGAATATAATTCATTGATTGTAAATATATCATAGTTCTAATTGGTAATTTAATCTGGAAGcattaaaataaagttagttggttgatttagtgttttatggcacaaaacagcaaggctatctgcaccaaatgtccagtaaaaggtaaaaataaaggaaatgtagtaaaattcatgaaaggaaatgaaggtaaaacaaaacagcattgaaaaacaaaaaagcataaaactaatgttaacaCCCAGTCTACACTGTTAaaagagaaagcagagtaagagaagttgtaaaggattttctgtagcataatagtaatgatcataaccaCCAGGAAgaataacaggtaagtacaagaaccaccgtcagtcacctgaagttagcctttccagtcctggtgtcaagttatttaatgtcatggtcattttccaatttcaaattgaactagagagattgagactcttaaaagggaaccacaattaaaaaggtgtaatgaataaatatcaaacacttaaatgaattttaaaaagattaatggccattagaaacctaaaaactttatcaaggtggacagtgtcactgtcaccaataacactgtctaatgttatggacaaaccctgggacagaacatgtttaaaatagtgccttcattgagagtcgtaatgatggcaagaaagtaaaatgtggcttacagagatttgagtgttacacaaactacacactgatgcatcagttccagctaaaagaaaacgatgagttaaaactgtgaacaatgCATAATCtcgttagaacaacttcctcctttagaagcttatggaagctagacggccaaagtccaacatagggttttatttggaaaagcttgttgtcgcgttgctcaatCCAAGTTGACTACCAGCTGgtacagagccaagccttgaatacaggaccatagtccatgtatggaataggcacagtggtaatagtgccagagcagatagatttagctgccatgtctgcaagctcggtTCCCAGCGAAAACTAACGTGGCCTGGtatacagaaaaactggatagaagttgatgttaatgagaaataggccagttggttttgaatatcagcgagaacagggtgtgagccaacgtgaagcgattccagggccagtagagaactaagcaagtcaatataaataatgcagttagagtactgcttagcttcaatattaTCCAGggaaagagaaatggcatacagttcagcagtgaacatagaagctgtagaggggattctgcgagTAGCCAc of the Tachypleus tridentatus isolate NWPU-2018 chromosome 13, ASM421037v1, whole genome shotgun sequence genome contains:
- the Arpc4 gene encoding actin-related protein 2/3 complex, subunit 4 isoform X2, with the protein product MCLENFSSQVVERHNKPEVEVRTSKELLLTPVVISRNEKEKVLIEGSVNSLRISIAVKQADEIERILCHKFMRFMMMRAENFVILRRKPVEGYDISFLITNFHTEQMYKHKLVDFVIHFMEEIDKEISEMKLTLNARARICAEEFLKRF
- the Arpc4 gene encoding actin-related protein 2/3 complex, subunit 4 isoform X1 → MAATLRPYLTAVRHTLNAAMCLENFSSQVVERHNKPEVEVRTSKELLLTPVVISRNEKEKVLIEGSVNSLRISIAVKQADEIERILCHKFMRFMMMRAENFVILRRKPVEGYDISFLITNFHTEQMYKHKLVDFVIHFMEEIDKEISEMKLTLNARARICAEEFLKRF